The proteins below are encoded in one region of Peribacillus muralis:
- a CDS encoding ABC transporter permease, whose product MKVETGKNIQVQDVSPSGMKIIWQEIKKDKLAMGSLITLAAILIFVYGAAFFMDAKEIAKVDFLSIYLEPSSDYWLGTDYGGRDVYGQLIVGTRNSFTISLFITLFTAIIGLSFGLLAGYFGGATDNVIMRVIDFVIALPQLMFIIVVVTIVPVFNVYVFILIMTVFLWTGKARLIRSKALSERELDYIHASQTLGTPHWKIILFQLLPNVSSLIIVNFILNLAGNIGLESSLTFLGFGLPESTPSLGTLISYARNPDVLENKWWIWVPASLMILVLMLSINFVGQALKRAADARQRRG is encoded by the coding sequence ATGAAGGTAGAAACAGGAAAAAACATACAAGTGCAAGATGTGAGCCCCTCAGGCATGAAAATCATTTGGCAGGAAATCAAAAAAGATAAGCTTGCGATGGGCTCATTAATTACTTTGGCAGCTATATTGATTTTTGTTTATGGCGCGGCCTTCTTCATGGATGCAAAGGAAATTGCCAAGGTCGATTTCCTCTCGATTTATTTAGAGCCATCTTCTGATTATTGGCTCGGGACGGATTATGGCGGACGTGATGTATACGGGCAGCTTATCGTAGGTACGAGAAACTCGTTCACGATCAGTTTGTTCATTACCTTATTCACGGCCATCATCGGGCTTTCGTTCGGACTCCTTGCCGGCTATTTCGGCGGTGCGACCGATAATGTAATCATGCGAGTCATCGATTTCGTGATTGCCCTTCCGCAATTGATGTTCATCATTGTTGTAGTTACAATCGTACCTGTATTCAATGTGTATGTGTTCATCTTGATCATGACGGTGTTTTTATGGACAGGAAAGGCGCGGCTAATCCGTTCAAAAGCTTTATCAGAGCGTGAGCTGGATTATATCCATGCCTCACAAACACTTGGAACGCCGCATTGGAAGATCATCCTATTTCAGCTTCTTCCCAATGTCAGTTCATTGATAATCGTTAACTTCATCTTGAACCTGGCAGGCAATATTGGCTTGGAATCCAGTTTGACTTTCTTGGGGTTCGGCCTTCCGGAGAGCACCCCGAGTCTTGGGACGCTCATCAGTTATGCTCGAAATCCCGATGTTCTGGAAAATAAGTGGTGGATTTGGGTACCCGCATCTCTCATGATTTTGGTGTTGATGCTGAGTATAAATTTTGTTGGCCAAGCGTTAAAACGCGCCGCCGATGCAAGGCAAAGAAGAGGATAA
- a CDS encoding acyl-CoA thioesterase — translation MEETKHCRDSLVIKTSLVLPPDTNNIGTMFGGKLMAYIDDVAAISAMRHARSTVVTASTDSVDFLHPIHEGNAVCLESFVTYTGRTSMEVIVKVIAEDLVTGDRNLCVISFLTFVAINEQGKPMPVPNLVPETEMEINLNESAKQRAQIRKKRREDTQFIASTFGVKLPWTDQSNPGLYKDEQKR, via the coding sequence ATGGAAGAAACAAAGCATTGCCGGGACTCTTTGGTCATTAAAACAAGTCTTGTCCTCCCTCCCGATACAAATAATATTGGCACGATGTTCGGAGGCAAGTTAATGGCATATATTGATGATGTAGCGGCTATATCCGCCATGCGTCATGCAAGAAGCACCGTAGTTACCGCCTCGACTGACTCGGTTGATTTCCTGCACCCTATTCACGAAGGAAATGCCGTTTGTCTGGAAAGCTTCGTGACTTATACGGGCAGGACATCCATGGAAGTCATTGTAAAAGTGATTGCGGAGGATTTAGTTACAGGCGATCGCAATTTATGTGTCATTTCATTTTTGACCTTTGTCGCCATTAATGAACAAGGAAAGCCTATGCCAGTTCCCAATTTGGTTCCTGAGACCGAAATGGAAATCAATTTAAATGAATCGGCCAAACAACGGGCGCAAATCAGGAAAAAAAGAAGAGAAGACACACAGTTCATCGCAAGCACCTTTGGCGTGAAGCTGCCGTGGACCGATCAATCGAATCCAGGATTATATAAAGATGAACAAAAGCGTTGA
- a CDS encoding ABC transporter ATP-binding protein has translation MSGGHIPFSHKGRSPINAAPSKGSIWIMLQQMFNRVPSKWKFSFLIISLMLLISLIEFSIPQLTQYTIDEVIPKKKYDSLIWIGAGILGAALLLALLNYLNSYVVSKVGQKAILDIRNSMYDHIQRLDMKFFDKNRTGDLMSRLTNDVNLLQQLISSSMLQVVTDTVTFLAVAVYMLFINWQLTAVLLVTFPFMFYITRVFGKRIRLSFRSVQSSAGDVSNQLQDSISGMRLIQSFTNEEFESARFAERNHENMVANIKSVRLRSMFSPIIDLMNNIGLVAVIVFGAWQVMEGKFTIGLIVAFLAYLRLLQSPVRNFSRVISIVQQSAAAFERITEILDTKPEIIDKAAATELPSIKEKIDFQLVDFAYDQGVPVLCNLNLTMKAGQVTALVGSSGAGKSTITSLLIRFYDPQQGRITMDGHDIRDVTLKSLRSQMGIVSQDIILFNGTIRENIVYGMLDAYDEKIIESAKAAHAHDFIRSLPDGYDSQIGERGVKLSGGQKQRIAIARALLKNPRIIILDEATAALDTESEHLIQEALSRLMINRTSIVIAHRLSTIQKADQIIVLEKGNVQEKGTHEQLLRSNGRYKQLHDLQFPQLKAKT, from the coding sequence ATGAGCGGGGGACATATTCCATTCAGCCACAAGGGGCGCAGCCCAATCAATGCTGCACCTTCTAAAGGGAGCATATGGATAATGCTTCAACAAATGTTCAATCGGGTCCCATCCAAATGGAAGTTTAGCTTTTTGATAATAAGTTTGATGCTATTGATTTCTTTAATTGAATTTTCCATACCCCAGCTAACCCAGTATACGATCGATGAGGTCATCCCGAAAAAAAAATATGACTCGCTAATCTGGATTGGTGCAGGTATTCTTGGCGCTGCCCTATTATTGGCTTTATTGAACTACTTAAACAGCTACGTCGTTTCCAAGGTTGGACAAAAGGCAATCCTGGATATCAGGAATAGCATGTATGACCATATTCAAAGGCTTGATATGAAATTCTTTGATAAAAACCGGACAGGTGACTTAATGTCCAGGTTGACCAATGATGTTAATTTGCTGCAGCAGCTCATCTCATCCAGCATGCTTCAAGTCGTGACGGACACCGTGACCTTCCTCGCCGTTGCCGTTTATATGCTTTTCATTAATTGGCAGCTAACCGCCGTCCTTCTGGTGACATTCCCTTTCATGTTTTATATCACAAGGGTGTTCGGGAAACGGATAAGACTGTCATTTCGATCTGTGCAAAGCTCAGCAGGAGATGTCAGCAATCAGTTGCAGGATTCGATCTCAGGAATGAGGCTCATTCAATCTTTTACAAATGAAGAATTTGAATCGGCACGGTTTGCCGAGCGGAATCATGAAAATATGGTGGCTAACATTAAATCCGTCCGGCTTCGCTCGATGTTCAGTCCTATAATTGACTTAATGAACAATATTGGTCTTGTCGCTGTGATTGTGTTCGGGGCTTGGCAGGTGATGGAAGGCAAATTTACGATTGGCTTGATAGTCGCCTTCCTCGCCTATTTAAGATTGCTGCAGAGTCCAGTTCGCAACTTCAGTCGGGTAATCAGCATTGTCCAGCAATCTGCTGCAGCCTTTGAGAGGATAACTGAAATATTGGATACAAAACCAGAAATAATCGACAAGGCTGCAGCCACTGAGCTCCCTTCAATAAAAGAGAAAATCGATTTTCAATTGGTGGATTTTGCTTATGACCAAGGTGTGCCTGTGCTATGCAACCTAAATCTAACCATGAAGGCTGGACAAGTAACCGCCCTGGTCGGCTCATCAGGTGCAGGAAAATCGACCATAACGAGCCTTCTGATCCGGTTTTATGACCCACAGCAGGGGAGGATCACAATGGATGGCCACGATATCCGTGATGTGACGTTGAAGTCCTTACGTAGCCAAATGGGGATCGTTTCACAGGATATCATTTTATTTAATGGGACCATCCGCGAAAATATCGTATATGGAATGCTTGATGCTTACGATGAAAAAATCATTGAATCAGCTAAAGCAGCACATGCACATGACTTTATCCGTTCCTTACCGGATGGGTATGATTCTCAAATTGGAGAACGAGGTGTCAAGCTTTCCGGCGGGCAAAAGCAGCGCATCGCCATTGCCAGAGCACTATTGAAAAATCCGCGAATCATCATTCTCGATGAAGCCACGGCGGCATTGGATACTGAATCAGAGCATTTAATTCAGGAAGCACTTTCACGTTTGATGATCAACCGAACTTCAATCGTCATTGCCCATAGATTATCAACCATTCAAAAGGCAGATCAAATCATCGTTCTCGAAAAGGGAAACGTTCAGGAAAAAGGAACACATGAACAGTTATTGCGAAGTAACGGCAGATACAAGCAACTTCATGATCTGCAGTTCCCCCAATTAAAAGCTAAAACTTGA
- a CDS encoding aspartyl-phosphate phosphatase Spo0E family protein, with protein MFSRKITPEIIEEKRQEMIELAENFGINSLLTIQASQELDTLLNALTKTREAEYFSLQKVYRYF; from the coding sequence TTGTTTTCCCGAAAGATAACCCCTGAAATAATAGAAGAAAAAAGGCAAGAGATGATTGAATTGGCGGAGAATTTCGGTATAAACAGTCTACTGACGATTCAAGCAAGTCAAGAATTGGACACCCTGTTAAATGCGTTAACAAAGACAAGGGAAGCTGAATATTTTTCTCTTCAGAAAGTGTATAGGTATTTTTAA
- a CDS encoding GNAT family N-acetyltransferase, whose translation MNEYIQFREAELSDLPKIVEIYNSTIASRMVTADTDPITVQSRVNWFEEHNSESRPLFVITLEGETAGWMSFQSFYGRPAYNSTAEISIYIDDYFRGKGIGRVSIQKAIEVSPKLGVKTLLGFIFAHNIPSMKLFSKFGFEEWAHLPQVAELDGIERDLVILGKRIDG comes from the coding sequence ATGAACGAGTACATACAATTCAGAGAGGCTGAATTATCGGATTTGCCTAAAATTGTGGAAATATATAATTCGACAATTGCCTCAAGAATGGTCACTGCAGATACGGACCCGATAACTGTACAATCGAGGGTTAATTGGTTTGAGGAGCATAATTCAGAAAGTAGACCGCTATTTGTCATTACTTTAGAAGGAGAAACTGCAGGATGGATGAGCTTTCAATCTTTCTACGGACGGCCTGCCTATAATTCCACAGCAGAGATCAGCATCTATATCGATGATTATTTCCGGGGAAAAGGAATCGGACGGGTTTCGATTCAAAAGGCTATTGAAGTAAGCCCGAAATTAGGGGTAAAGACTCTATTAGGATTCATATTTGCTCACAATATACCTAGCATGAAGCTCTTTTCCAAATTTGGTTTCGAAGAATGGGCACACTTACCTCAAGTTGCCGAGCTGGATGGCATTGAACGGGATTTAGTCATCCTTGGTAAACGCATTGATGGATAA
- a CDS encoding DUF459 domain-containing protein, which yields MKKLTGLLMIVLVICFVAFEFQAAESDKMQRVMAFGDSLTYGKGDKHGEGYVEGLKDELNNPETEQKVSFWNYGIKGQETDGVIKQLDDYRIHTKLDKADTFIVYIGTNDFINSNGGDLKKINDRKINEGKQEYIRHLKQITSTLLKGNDQADILVVGLYNPISDNRKIEKHIQDYNQSIKKVVQHDKRMVFIPTDDLFKKKKKAEYFSDTIHPNEKGYKLITNRILASYDFK from the coding sequence ATGAAAAAATTAACAGGTCTACTAATGATTGTACTAGTTATTTGTTTTGTAGCATTTGAATTTCAAGCTGCGGAGTCGGACAAGATGCAAAGGGTCATGGCTTTTGGCGATTCTTTAACTTATGGTAAAGGAGATAAGCATGGGGAAGGTTATGTAGAAGGCCTAAAGGATGAATTGAACAATCCTGAGACAGAACAGAAGGTTAGCTTTTGGAATTATGGCATCAAAGGGCAGGAAACGGATGGCGTCATCAAACAGCTTGATGATTACCGCATCCATACTAAATTGGATAAAGCGGACACTTTCATCGTTTATATTGGCACGAATGACTTCATCAATAGCAACGGCGGGGACTTGAAGAAAATAAACGATCGGAAAATCAATGAGGGCAAGCAAGAATATATCAGGCATCTAAAACAGATTACTTCGACACTTCTAAAGGGAAATGATCAGGCTGATATACTGGTAGTGGGTCTGTATAACCCGATAAGTGACAACCGTAAAATTGAAAAACACATACAGGATTATAACCAATCAATAAAGAAAGTAGTGCAACATGATAAAAGGATGGTATTCATTCCTACCGATGATTTATTTAAAAAGAAAAAGAAAGCCGAATATTTCAGTGATACGATTCATCCGAATGAAAAAGGGTATAAGCTGATTACAAATCGGATATTGGCAAGTTACGATTTTAAGTGA
- a CDS encoding ABC transporter ATP-binding protein, whose translation MNKAILEVENLTTSFRIGNKYHAAVDDVSFTVNENEIVAVVGESGCGKSALALSIMQLHNKQRTKSEGTIHYNGQNLITLNDTQMNKVRGKELGMIFQEPLTALNPLMTIGKQIEENLDYHTNLSRDGKKKRTIELLTQVGIPYPERTYKQFPHELSGGMRQRAMISIAIACNPALVIADEPTTALDVTIQAQILDLLKDIQSRTRMGIILITHDLSVVAEVADRIIVMYAGQVVETGSVKEIFNNPLHPYTRSLLNSIPSATHEKNRLHVIEGIVPSIAKMDRVGCRFQDRIPWISKHAHEERPELHEVAKGHFVRCTCYKEFYFQGEGDESAHDITQSR comes from the coding sequence ATGAATAAAGCTATTCTGGAAGTGGAAAATCTGACGACTTCATTTCGAATCGGAAACAAATATCATGCAGCTGTTGATGATGTATCATTTACGGTGAATGAAAACGAAATTGTGGCCGTTGTTGGAGAATCGGGTTGTGGAAAGAGTGCATTGGCCTTATCCATAATGCAACTACATAATAAACAGAGGACAAAATCCGAAGGAACCATACACTATAACGGGCAAAACCTGATTACGTTGAATGATACACAAATGAATAAAGTCCGCGGCAAGGAATTGGGGATGATCTTCCAGGAACCTTTGACGGCCTTGAATCCACTCATGACGATCGGTAAACAAATCGAGGAGAACCTTGATTACCATACAAACCTATCCAGGGATGGAAAAAAGAAAAGGACGATCGAACTTTTAACACAGGTGGGAATTCCTTATCCTGAACGGACTTACAAACAATTTCCGCATGAACTTTCTGGCGGAATGCGGCAAAGGGCGATGATATCGATTGCCATCGCATGCAATCCTGCCCTGGTCATTGCCGATGAACCTACTACAGCACTGGATGTCACGATTCAAGCACAAATATTGGATTTACTTAAAGACATTCAGAGCAGGACAAGGATGGGGATCATTTTAATTACACATGACCTGAGCGTCGTGGCCGAGGTTGCAGATAGGATCATTGTCATGTATGCGGGACAGGTCGTGGAGACGGGGAGCGTCAAGGAAATATTCAACAATCCGCTTCATCCATATACGAGGTCGTTACTGAATTCGATTCCATCGGCAACTCATGAGAAAAACCGTTTGCATGTTATTGAGGGGATCGTGCCATCCATCGCGAAAATGGATAGGGTTGGATGCCGGTTCCAAGACAGGATTCCTTGGATTTCCAAACATGCACATGAAGAGAGGCCTGAGCTTCACGAAGTGGCCAAGGGGCATTTCGTAAGGTGTACCTGCTATAAAGAATTTTATTTCCAAGGTGAAGGGGATGAATCGGCCCATGACATTACTCAAAGTAGATAA
- a CDS encoding Bax inhibitor-1/YccA family protein: MYSQTVQTYMPSVMRTFALSLAISVLGMAIGTFVPPALFLPLAILEIAMLIGAFIMRRKKAIGYTFLYSFTLISGITTYPIIAHYLAAAGANVVILAGVTTTVVFGGLALYATTTKRDLSFLGGMLFAALLALVVISIFNIFFPLSSTAMLVFSFIGIVIFSGYILYDFNRMKHYGVTAEEVPLMALNLYLDFINLFINILRFFGILASDD; encoded by the coding sequence ATGTATTCACAAACCGTACAAACCTATATGCCATCCGTCATGCGGACATTCGCGTTATCGCTGGCCATTTCAGTATTGGGAATGGCCATAGGTACTTTTGTTCCTCCCGCCTTGTTCCTTCCTTTAGCGATCCTAGAGATTGCCATGTTGATTGGAGCATTCATCATGCGGAGGAAAAAAGCAATCGGATATACATTTCTATATAGCTTCACGTTGATTTCCGGTATCACCACCTATCCGATCATCGCACACTACCTAGCCGCTGCCGGTGCGAATGTTGTGATTTTAGCCGGTGTCACGACGACAGTTGTATTTGGCGGTCTAGCCCTATATGCAACAACCACCAAAAGGGATCTTTCTTTCCTTGGAGGGATGCTATTTGCCGCTTTGCTTGCATTAGTGGTCATCAGCATATTCAACATTTTCTTCCCATTAAGCTCTACAGCCATGTTGGTCTTTTCATTTATCGGGATTGTAATTTTCAGCGGATATATCTTATACGACTTCAATCGAATGAAGCACTACGGTGTAACGGCCGAGGAAGTTCCGCTCATGGCCTTAAATTTATATCTTGATTTCATTAACCTTTTCATAAATATCTTACGCTTTTTCGGTATTTTGGCAAGTGATGACTAA
- a CDS encoding M15 family metallopeptidase: protein MKFNWIKACLVLISFGLLGVVLYKYMLPPNLDDIKLADELHPIVAEKKDELIQRANELDIPIIITAGYRSLEEQNELYEKGRLNTGNIVTYAKGGESLHNFGLAIDFAILNKQGEAIWDMDYDGNDNRKSDWMEVVTIAKGLGFEWGGDWPGFKDYPHLQMTFGLSLRELQQGRQPKGQ, encoded by the coding sequence GTGAAATTTAACTGGATAAAGGCATGTCTGGTCTTGATTTCGTTTGGATTGTTGGGGGTTGTCTTGTACAAGTATATGCTGCCCCCTAACTTGGACGATATCAAACTTGCTGATGAGCTGCATCCGATCGTCGCAGAAAAAAAAGATGAACTCATTCAACGGGCCAATGAATTAGACATCCCGATAATCATTACAGCAGGATACCGTTCTTTGGAAGAACAAAATGAGCTCTATGAAAAAGGCCGTTTAAATACGGGAAATATCGTAACATATGCAAAGGGTGGTGAATCGCTTCATAATTTCGGCTTGGCGATCGATTTTGCCATCCTCAATAAACAAGGGGAAGCCATATGGGATATGGACTATGATGGAAACGATAACCGGAAATCTGATTGGATGGAGGTCGTCACCATCGCTAAAGGGCTAGGTTTCGAATGGGGCGGGGATTGGCCTGGGTTCAAGGATTATCCTCATTTGCAAATGACGTTTGGCCTGAGCTTGAGAGAGCTGCAGCAGGGCCGGCAGCCTAAAGGGCAGTGA
- a CDS encoding ABC transporter ATP-binding protein, producing MTLLKVDNLKVHFPIRGGFFRRVVDHVKAVDGVSFELQQGETYGLVGESGSGKSTTGKAVVKLNDVTSGQILFEGRDLAGLSRKEIKPFRKDIQMIFQDPYSSLNPKKRVLDIIAEPLRNFERQSPAEEKKIVQDFLDKVGLSPESIHKYPHEFSGGQRQRIGIARSLTLKPKLIIADEPVSALDVSVQAQVLNFLQDLQQEFNLTYLFVGHDLGVIRHMCDRMGVMYRGRLVEEGKSDEIYENPQHIYTKRLIAAIPDLEPEVRGEKVKLRKKLTAEYESSYSKFFDEDGRAYDLKPISSTHRVAIL from the coding sequence ATGACATTACTCAAAGTAGATAACTTAAAAGTGCATTTCCCGATTAGGGGCGGTTTTTTTCGTCGGGTGGTCGATCACGTGAAGGCAGTCGACGGCGTTTCCTTTGAATTGCAGCAAGGGGAAACATACGGTTTGGTCGGAGAATCTGGAAGCGGCAAGTCGACGACAGGTAAGGCAGTTGTCAAGCTGAATGATGTGACATCGGGACAAATCCTGTTTGAAGGCAGGGATTTGGCGGGTCTAAGTAGAAAAGAAATTAAACCATTCCGAAAAGATATTCAAATGATCTTCCAGGACCCATATTCATCATTGAACCCGAAAAAAAGGGTGCTCGATATCATTGCCGAACCGTTGAGGAATTTTGAACGGCAATCACCTGCAGAGGAAAAGAAAATCGTTCAGGACTTCCTGGACAAGGTCGGACTCAGTCCGGAATCGATTCATAAATATCCTCATGAATTTTCTGGGGGGCAGCGCCAGAGGATTGGGATTGCCCGGTCATTGACATTGAAACCGAAATTGATCATAGCGGATGAACCTGTATCGGCGCTGGATGTTTCCGTACAGGCTCAAGTGCTGAATTTTCTTCAGGATCTCCAGCAGGAGTTCAATCTGACTTATTTATTCGTTGGGCATGATCTAGGTGTCATCAGGCATATGTGTGACCGGATGGGTGTCATGTATCGCGGTAGATTGGTAGAAGAAGGGAAAAGCGATGAAATCTATGAAAATCCCCAACATATTTACACGAAACGCCTGATTGCCGCCATTCCGGATTTAGAGCCGGAAGTTCGCGGGGAAAAGGTGAAGCTCAGAAAAAAACTTACGGCAGAATACGAGTCTTCCTATTCGAAATTCTTCGATGAGGATGGGCGGGCCTATGATTTGAAGCCTATCTCGTCGACACATAGAGTCGCAATACTATAA
- the opp4B gene encoding oligopeptide ABC transporter permease, with protein sequence MWKFILRRFLVMIPQLFLLSLIVFMMAKAMPGDALSGQELNPKANPAELERIREELGLNDPWYQQYARWAGNAVQGDFGISYTHKTPVMDVIEDRLWNTVFLALVTLIFTYMLAIPLGILSGRYNDTWIDKSVTGYSYLGFGTPIFIFALIMLFIFGFALDWFPSGGSVDSKVEEGTFAYVVSKINHLILPALSTALIATTSTIQYLRNEIIDNKIKDFVRTARSKGVPESNVYSRHILRNSFLPIAAFLGYEITGLIGGSVIIETIFSYPGLGQLFLSSVSLRDFSVVTAIVMMTGFATLLGTLLSDIILSAVDPRIRIE encoded by the coding sequence ATGTGGAAGTTTATCCTCAGACGATTTTTAGTTATGATCCCGCAGCTCTTTTTATTGAGCCTTATCGTTTTCATGATGGCAAAAGCCATGCCGGGGGATGCTCTCTCAGGCCAGGAGCTCAATCCTAAGGCCAACCCTGCCGAGCTTGAAAGAATCAGGGAAGAGTTGGGATTGAATGATCCATGGTACCAGCAATATGCAAGGTGGGCAGGAAATGCTGTACAAGGGGACTTCGGAATCTCCTATACGCATAAAACGCCGGTTATGGATGTAATCGAGGACAGGCTGTGGAACACGGTGTTCCTGGCGTTGGTCACGCTGATTTTTACATATATGCTGGCTATTCCGTTAGGCATACTGAGCGGCAGGTATAACGATACCTGGATCGACAAATCCGTTACAGGCTATAGTTATTTGGGCTTTGGCACACCGATTTTCATCTTTGCACTGATCATGTTATTCATTTTCGGTTTTGCCCTGGATTGGTTCCCATCTGGAGGCAGTGTCGATTCCAAGGTGGAGGAAGGGACTTTCGCCTATGTTGTCAGTAAGATCAATCATTTGATTTTACCTGCCTTAAGTACGGCATTAATTGCCACGACAAGTACGATCCAATACTTACGAAATGAAATCATCGACAATAAAATCAAGGATTTCGTCAGGACGGCACGCTCTAAGGGAGTGCCCGAATCAAATGTATATTCGCGGCATATTCTTAGAAACTCCTTTTTGCCGATTGCGGCATTTTTAGGGTACGAAATTACCGGTTTGATCGGGGGCTCTGTCATAATCGAGACCATTTTCAGTTATCCGGGTCTTGGGCAGCTTTTCCTTAGTTCAGTGAGTCTTCGGGATTTCAGCGTTGTCACGGCCATCGTCATGATGACGGGATTTGCCACGCTGCTTGGCACACTTCTTTCGGACATCATACTCAGTGCGGTCGACCCGCGCATACGGATAGAATAG
- a CDS encoding DinB family protein — MIENEKIREELLNAVNGLTDEQLNAHPEEGRWSVIQVLDHLYLMERAITKSIGDKLQSDERIPAVDKPIELTVNREMKVEAPSYLVPSDSYQTLQEVKDKLAESRSAFVQLVDNADESDLEQKSFPHPLFKDLSLKQWIPFVGLHEKRHLLQIEEIKSKL, encoded by the coding sequence ATGATTGAAAATGAAAAAATAAGGGAAGAACTTCTGAATGCAGTCAACGGGCTAACGGATGAACAATTGAATGCACATCCTGAAGAAGGCCGCTGGAGCGTAATCCAAGTACTGGATCATTTATATTTAATGGAACGAGCCATTACAAAGAGTATTGGCGATAAATTGCAAAGTGATGAAAGGATCCCAGCAGTGGATAAACCGATCGAACTTACTGTGAATCGTGAAATGAAGGTAGAAGCACCTTCGTATCTCGTTCCGTCCGATTCATACCAAACTTTGCAAGAGGTTAAAGATAAGTTGGCAGAATCACGCAGTGCATTCGTTCAACTTGTCGACAATGCAGATGAAAGTGACCTCGAGCAAAAGTCATTTCCTCATCCGTTATTTAAGGATTTAAGCTTGAAGCAATGGATTCCATTCGTAGGATTGCACGAAAAAAGGCATTTGCTGCAAATCGAAGAGATAAAATCCAAATTATAA